The following coding sequences are from one Bos mutus isolate GX-2022 chromosome 22, NWIPB_WYAK_1.1, whole genome shotgun sequence window:
- the CARNS1 gene encoding carnosine synthase 1 isoform X2, whose translation MLSLDPLGPEWDCPLGSKDLEEEEGPWGGGSGLPPPGCFPGSWCHDVGLDCKGASEGADAQAWTVHYYSLLQSCLQQAGLPETQDRSQAPRTGCPGAEVTLCILGSPSTFLSVLLEAGVQSPGNMLLCLSPAWLTKVPAPGQPGEAALLVSKAVSFHPGGLTFLDDFVPPRRATYFLAGLGLGPGWGREAAELARDLTCPTGASAELARLLEDRLLTRRLLAQQGNVAVPATLAFTYKPPAPLRGGDASPGLRLVELNGKEGQETLVKEEVGAFLHSEALGDALQVAVKLSGWRWRGRQALRLYPRAEQGPVVDTVLALLEKLEEEESVLVEAVCPPARLPFAGSPPPGPELALRICAVVCRTQGDRPLLSKVVCSVGRGDRPLRHQSSLPRTLEAALAQCGLAEASQVAIVRQRVKAAAEAALAAVLTLEAGLSAEQRGGRQVRTDFLGVDFALTVAGRALTPVALELNGGLCLEACGALEGLWAAQRPGLAAEEAAAAPLVETMLRRSARCLMEGKQLLLLGAGGVSKKFVWEAARDYGLKLHLVESDPNHFASQLVQTFIHFDVTEHRRDEENARVLAELVRARGLQLDGCFSYWDDCLVLTALLCQELGLPCNPPAAMRLAKQKSRTQLHLLCRRGPPWPAPSLYAVPCCPLESEADVDRAVHQVPLPGVMKLEFGAGAVGVRLVKNASQCREHFSRIARDLQGEADHPGIGLGWGNAMLLMEFIEGTEHDVDLVLFGGRLLAAFVSDNGPTRLPGFTETAACMPTGLAPEQEAQLVQAAFRCCLGCGLLDGVFNVELKLTGAGPRLIEINPRMGGFYLRDWILELYGVDLLLAAAMVACGLRPALPAHPRARGHLVGVMCLVSQHLQALSSTASPETLQALHDQGLLRLNLLEEALVPGEYEEPYCSVACAGSSPAEARHRLLGLCQGLGIDGPHYPVAYFLSHFK comes from the exons CTCTCCCTGGATCCGCTGGGTCCCGAGTGGGACTGCCCCCTGGGCTCCAAGGActtggaggaagaggagggccCGTGGGGCGGGGGCTCTGGCCTGCCGCCCCCAGGCTGCTTCCCTGGCTCCTGGTGCCACGACGTGGGCCTGGACTGCAAGGGCGCCTCCGAGGGGGCGGACGCCCAGGCCTGGACTGTGCACTACTACAGCCTTCTGCAGAGCTGTCTGCAGCAAGCGGGCCTCCCGGAGACCCAGGACCGCAGCCAGGCGCCCCGTACAG gCTGCCCTGGGGCGGAGGTGACCTTGTGCATTCTGGGGTCCCCTAGCACCTTTCTGTCCGTGCTGCTGGAGGCTGGGGTCCAGAGCCCGG GAAACATGCTCCTTTGCCTGTCCCCCGCTTGGCTGACAAAGGTGCCAGCCCCAGGGCAGCCGGGTGAGGCAGCCCTGCTGGTCTCCAAGGCCGTGAGCTTCCACCCAGGGGGCCTGACATTCCTGGATGACTTTGTTCCCCCTCGTCGGGCCACCTACTTCCTggctggcctggggctggggcctggCTGGGGTCGAGAGGCGGCTGAGCTCGCCCGCGACCTGACCTGCCCCACCGGAGCCTCAGCCGAGCTGGCCCGGCTGCTGGAGGACCGGCTGCTGACGAGGCGGCTGCTGGCTCAGCAGGGCAACGTGGCCGTGCCAGCTACCCTGGCTTTCACCTACAAGCCACCAGCACCGCTGCGGGGAGGGGATGCCAGCCCGGGACTACGGCTGGTGGAGCTGAATGGCAAAGAGGGCCAGGAGACACTGGTGAAGGAGGAAGTGGGGGCCTTTCTGCATTCCGAGGCCCTGGGTGATGCCCTGCAG GTGGCCGTGAAGCTCAGTGGCTGGCGCTGGCGGGGGCGGCAGGCCTTGCGTCTGTATCCACGAGCTGAGCAGGGCCCAGTGGTGGACACAGTGCTGGCGTTGCTGGAGAAACTGGAAGAGGAGGAGAGTGTCTTGGTGGAGGCTGTCTGCCCACCTGCCCGGCTCCCCTTCGCAG GCAGCCCTCCCCCCGGCCCTGAGCTGGCCCTGCGGATCTGTGCGGTGGTGTGTCGGACACAGGGTGACAGGCCCCTGCTGAGCAAG GTGGTATGCAGCGTGGGCCGTGGGGACCGGCCTCTGCGACACCAGAGCTCCTTGCCCCGGACCCTGGAGGCGGCGCTGGCCCAGTGCGGCCTGGCGGAGGCCTCGCAGGTGGCAATCGTGCGGCAGCGCGTCAAGGCGGCGGCCGAGGCCGCGCTAGCCGCCGTGCTGACCCTGGAGGCCGGCCTGAGCGCTGAGCAGCGAGGCGGACGCCAGGTCCGCACTGACTTCCTCG GGGTGGACTTCGCCCTGACGGTGGCCGGTCGTGCGCTGACCCCCGTGGCCCTGGAGTTGAACGGAGGCCTGTGTCTGGAAGCGTGCGGCGCGCTCGAGGGGCTGTGGGCCGCGCAGCGCCCAGGCCTGGCGGCCGAGGAGGCGGCGGCCGCGCCGCTGGTGGAGACGATGCTGCGGCGCTCGGCGCGCTGCCTCATGGAGggaaagcagctgctgctgctcggCGCCGGCGGCGTCAGCAAGAAGTTCGTGTGGGAGGCGGCGCGCGACTACGGGCTCAAG CTACACCTGGTGGAGTCAGACCCCAACCACTTTGCGTCCCAGCTGGTGCAGACCTTCATCCACTTCGACGTCACAGAGCACCGGCGGGATGAGGAGAACGCCCGGGTGCTGGCGGAGCTGGTGCGGGCACGCGGCCTGCAGCTCGATGGCTGCTTTTCCTACTGGGATGACTGCCTGGTGCTCACAGCTTTGCTCTGCCAGGAGTTGGGCCTGCCTTGCAACCCGCCGGCCGCCATGCGCCTGGCCAAGCAGAAGAGCCGCACCCAGCTGCACCTGTTGTGCCGCCGTGGCCCACCCTGGCCTGCGCCCTCCCTCTATGCTGTGCCCTGCTGTCCACTGGAGAGTGAGGCCGATGTGGACAGGGCTGTCCACCAGGTGCCCCTACCAGGCGTCATGAAGCTGGAGTTCGGGGCCGGCGCGGTGGGTGTGCGGCTGGTGAAGAATGCCTCGCAGTGCCGTGAGCACTTTTCCCGGATCGCCCGAGACTTGCAGGGCGAGGCTGACCACCCGGGCattgggctgggctggggcaatGCTATGCTGCTGATGGAGTTCATCGAGGGCACGGAACATGATGTGGATCTGGTGTTGTTCGGCGGGCGGCTGCTGGCTGCCTTCGTCTCTGACAATGGCCCCACGCGGCTGCCTGGCTTCACTGAGACCGCAGCCTGCATGCCCACTGGGCTGGCCCCGGAGCAGGAGGCGCAGCTGGTGCAGGCCGCCTTCCGCTGTTGCCTGGGCTGCGGGCTGCTGGATGGGGTCTTCAACGTGGAGCTCAAGCTGACCGGGGCTGGGCCGCGGCTCATTGAGATCAACCCCCGCATGGGCGGCTTCTACCTGCGAGACTGGATCCTGGAGCTTTATGGTGTGGACCTGCTGCTGGCTGCAGCTATGGTGGCCTGTGGCCTGCGACCTGCCCTGCCAGCCCACCCCCGTGCCCGGGGCCACCTGGTGGGTGTCATGTGCCTGGTGTCCCAGCACCTGCAGGCACTGAGTTCCACCGCCAGCCCCGAGACCCTGCAGGCTCTTCACGACCAGGGCCTGCTGCGCCTCAATCTGCTGGAGGAGGCCCTGGTCCCTGGTGAATACGAGGAGCCCTACTGCAGTGTGGCCTGTGCTGGGTCCAGCCCAGCCGAGGCCCGTCACCGCCTGCTGGGCCTCTGCCAGGGCCTGGGCATTGACGGGCCCCACTACCCCGTTGCCTACTTCTTGTCCCACTTCAAATAG
- the CARNS1 gene encoding carnosine synthase 1 isoform X3, producing MLLCLSPAWLTKVPAPGQPGEAALLVSKAVSFHPGGLTFLDDFVPPRRATYFLAGLGLGPGWGREAAELARDLTCPTGASAELARLLEDRLLTRRLLAQQGNVAVPATLAFTYKPPAPLRGGDASPGLRLVELNGKEGQETLVKEEVGAFLHSEALGDALQVAVKLSGWRWRGRQALRLYPRAEQGPVVDTVLALLEKLEEEESVLVEAVCPPARLPFAGSPPPGPELALRICAVVCRTQGDRPLLSKVVCSVGRGDRPLRHQSSLPRTLEAALAQCGLAEASQVAIVRQRVKAAAEAALAAVLTLEAGLSAEQRGGRQVRTDFLGVDFALTVAGRALTPVALELNGGLCLEACGALEGLWAAQRPGLAAEEAAAAPLVETMLRRSARCLMEGKQLLLLGAGGVSKKFVWEAARDYGLKLHLVESDPNHFASQLVQTFIHFDVTEHRRDEENARVLAELVRARGLQLDGCFSYWDDCLVLTALLCQELGLPCNPPAAMRLAKQKSRTQLHLLCRRGPPWPAPSLYAVPCCPLESEADVDRAVHQVPLPGVMKLEFGAGAVGVRLVKNASQCREHFSRIARDLQGEADHPGIGLGWGNAMLLMEFIEGTEHDVDLVLFGGRLLAAFVSDNGPTRLPGFTETAACMPTGLAPEQEAQLVQAAFRCCLGCGLLDGVFNVELKLTGAGPRLIEINPRMGGFYLRDWILELYGVDLLLAAAMVACGLRPALPAHPRARGHLVGVMCLVSQHLQALSSTASPETLQALHDQGLLRLNLLEEALVPGEYEEPYCSVACAGSSPAEARHRLLGLCQGLGIDGPHYPVAYFLSHFK from the exons ATGCTCCTTTGCCTGTCCCCCGCTTGGCTGACAAAGGTGCCAGCCCCAGGGCAGCCGGGTGAGGCAGCCCTGCTGGTCTCCAAGGCCGTGAGCTTCCACCCAGGGGGCCTGACATTCCTGGATGACTTTGTTCCCCCTCGTCGGGCCACCTACTTCCTggctggcctggggctggggcctggCTGGGGTCGAGAGGCGGCTGAGCTCGCCCGCGACCTGACCTGCCCCACCGGAGCCTCAGCCGAGCTGGCCCGGCTGCTGGAGGACCGGCTGCTGACGAGGCGGCTGCTGGCTCAGCAGGGCAACGTGGCCGTGCCAGCTACCCTGGCTTTCACCTACAAGCCACCAGCACCGCTGCGGGGAGGGGATGCCAGCCCGGGACTACGGCTGGTGGAGCTGAATGGCAAAGAGGGCCAGGAGACACTGGTGAAGGAGGAAGTGGGGGCCTTTCTGCATTCCGAGGCCCTGGGTGATGCCCTGCAG GTGGCCGTGAAGCTCAGTGGCTGGCGCTGGCGGGGGCGGCAGGCCTTGCGTCTGTATCCACGAGCTGAGCAGGGCCCAGTGGTGGACACAGTGCTGGCGTTGCTGGAGAAACTGGAAGAGGAGGAGAGTGTCTTGGTGGAGGCTGTCTGCCCACCTGCCCGGCTCCCCTTCGCAG GCAGCCCTCCCCCCGGCCCTGAGCTGGCCCTGCGGATCTGTGCGGTGGTGTGTCGGACACAGGGTGACAGGCCCCTGCTGAGCAAG GTGGTATGCAGCGTGGGCCGTGGGGACCGGCCTCTGCGACACCAGAGCTCCTTGCCCCGGACCCTGGAGGCGGCGCTGGCCCAGTGCGGCCTGGCGGAGGCCTCGCAGGTGGCAATCGTGCGGCAGCGCGTCAAGGCGGCGGCCGAGGCCGCGCTAGCCGCCGTGCTGACCCTGGAGGCCGGCCTGAGCGCTGAGCAGCGAGGCGGACGCCAGGTCCGCACTGACTTCCTCG GGGTGGACTTCGCCCTGACGGTGGCCGGTCGTGCGCTGACCCCCGTGGCCCTGGAGTTGAACGGAGGCCTGTGTCTGGAAGCGTGCGGCGCGCTCGAGGGGCTGTGGGCCGCGCAGCGCCCAGGCCTGGCGGCCGAGGAGGCGGCGGCCGCGCCGCTGGTGGAGACGATGCTGCGGCGCTCGGCGCGCTGCCTCATGGAGggaaagcagctgctgctgctcggCGCCGGCGGCGTCAGCAAGAAGTTCGTGTGGGAGGCGGCGCGCGACTACGGGCTCAAG CTACACCTGGTGGAGTCAGACCCCAACCACTTTGCGTCCCAGCTGGTGCAGACCTTCATCCACTTCGACGTCACAGAGCACCGGCGGGATGAGGAGAACGCCCGGGTGCTGGCGGAGCTGGTGCGGGCACGCGGCCTGCAGCTCGATGGCTGCTTTTCCTACTGGGATGACTGCCTGGTGCTCACAGCTTTGCTCTGCCAGGAGTTGGGCCTGCCTTGCAACCCGCCGGCCGCCATGCGCCTGGCCAAGCAGAAGAGCCGCACCCAGCTGCACCTGTTGTGCCGCCGTGGCCCACCCTGGCCTGCGCCCTCCCTCTATGCTGTGCCCTGCTGTCCACTGGAGAGTGAGGCCGATGTGGACAGGGCTGTCCACCAGGTGCCCCTACCAGGCGTCATGAAGCTGGAGTTCGGGGCCGGCGCGGTGGGTGTGCGGCTGGTGAAGAATGCCTCGCAGTGCCGTGAGCACTTTTCCCGGATCGCCCGAGACTTGCAGGGCGAGGCTGACCACCCGGGCattgggctgggctggggcaatGCTATGCTGCTGATGGAGTTCATCGAGGGCACGGAACATGATGTGGATCTGGTGTTGTTCGGCGGGCGGCTGCTGGCTGCCTTCGTCTCTGACAATGGCCCCACGCGGCTGCCTGGCTTCACTGAGACCGCAGCCTGCATGCCCACTGGGCTGGCCCCGGAGCAGGAGGCGCAGCTGGTGCAGGCCGCCTTCCGCTGTTGCCTGGGCTGCGGGCTGCTGGATGGGGTCTTCAACGTGGAGCTCAAGCTGACCGGGGCTGGGCCGCGGCTCATTGAGATCAACCCCCGCATGGGCGGCTTCTACCTGCGAGACTGGATCCTGGAGCTTTATGGTGTGGACCTGCTGCTGGCTGCAGCTATGGTGGCCTGTGGCCTGCGACCTGCCCTGCCAGCCCACCCCCGTGCCCGGGGCCACCTGGTGGGTGTCATGTGCCTGGTGTCCCAGCACCTGCAGGCACTGAGTTCCACCGCCAGCCCCGAGACCCTGCAGGCTCTTCACGACCAGGGCCTGCTGCGCCTCAATCTGCTGGAGGAGGCCCTGGTCCCTGGTGAATACGAGGAGCCCTACTGCAGTGTGGCCTGTGCTGGGTCCAGCCCAGCCGAGGCCCGTCACCGCCTGCTGGGCCTCTGCCAGGGCCTGGGCATTGACGGGCCCCACTACCCCGTTGCCTACTTCTTGTCCCACTTCAAATAG
- the CARNS1 gene encoding carnosine synthase 1 isoform X1, translating into MWPLPSLPKTPHFCPPQLSLDPLGPEWDCPLGSKDLEEEEGPWGGGSGLPPPGCFPGSWCHDVGLDCKGASEGADAQAWTVHYYSLLQSCLQQAGLPETQDRSQAPRTGCPGAEVTLCILGSPSTFLSVLLEAGVQSPGNMLLCLSPAWLTKVPAPGQPGEAALLVSKAVSFHPGGLTFLDDFVPPRRATYFLAGLGLGPGWGREAAELARDLTCPTGASAELARLLEDRLLTRRLLAQQGNVAVPATLAFTYKPPAPLRGGDASPGLRLVELNGKEGQETLVKEEVGAFLHSEALGDALQVAVKLSGWRWRGRQALRLYPRAEQGPVVDTVLALLEKLEEEESVLVEAVCPPARLPFAGSPPPGPELALRICAVVCRTQGDRPLLSKVVCSVGRGDRPLRHQSSLPRTLEAALAQCGLAEASQVAIVRQRVKAAAEAALAAVLTLEAGLSAEQRGGRQVRTDFLGVDFALTVAGRALTPVALELNGGLCLEACGALEGLWAAQRPGLAAEEAAAAPLVETMLRRSARCLMEGKQLLLLGAGGVSKKFVWEAARDYGLKLHLVESDPNHFASQLVQTFIHFDVTEHRRDEENARVLAELVRARGLQLDGCFSYWDDCLVLTALLCQELGLPCNPPAAMRLAKQKSRTQLHLLCRRGPPWPAPSLYAVPCCPLESEADVDRAVHQVPLPGVMKLEFGAGAVGVRLVKNASQCREHFSRIARDLQGEADHPGIGLGWGNAMLLMEFIEGTEHDVDLVLFGGRLLAAFVSDNGPTRLPGFTETAACMPTGLAPEQEAQLVQAAFRCCLGCGLLDGVFNVELKLTGAGPRLIEINPRMGGFYLRDWILELYGVDLLLAAAMVACGLRPALPAHPRARGHLVGVMCLVSQHLQALSSTASPETLQALHDQGLLRLNLLEEALVPGEYEEPYCSVACAGSSPAEARHRLLGLCQGLGIDGPHYPVAYFLSHFK; encoded by the exons ATGTGGCCCTTGCCCAGCCTGCCCAAGACCCCCCACTTCTGCCCCCCTCAGCTCTCCCTGGATCCGCTGGGTCCCGAGTGGGACTGCCCCCTGGGCTCCAAGGActtggaggaagaggagggccCGTGGGGCGGGGGCTCTGGCCTGCCGCCCCCAGGCTGCTTCCCTGGCTCCTGGTGCCACGACGTGGGCCTGGACTGCAAGGGCGCCTCCGAGGGGGCGGACGCCCAGGCCTGGACTGTGCACTACTACAGCCTTCTGCAGAGCTGTCTGCAGCAAGCGGGCCTCCCGGAGACCCAGGACCGCAGCCAGGCGCCCCGTACAG gCTGCCCTGGGGCGGAGGTGACCTTGTGCATTCTGGGGTCCCCTAGCACCTTTCTGTCCGTGCTGCTGGAGGCTGGGGTCCAGAGCCCGG GAAACATGCTCCTTTGCCTGTCCCCCGCTTGGCTGACAAAGGTGCCAGCCCCAGGGCAGCCGGGTGAGGCAGCCCTGCTGGTCTCCAAGGCCGTGAGCTTCCACCCAGGGGGCCTGACATTCCTGGATGACTTTGTTCCCCCTCGTCGGGCCACCTACTTCCTggctggcctggggctggggcctggCTGGGGTCGAGAGGCGGCTGAGCTCGCCCGCGACCTGACCTGCCCCACCGGAGCCTCAGCCGAGCTGGCCCGGCTGCTGGAGGACCGGCTGCTGACGAGGCGGCTGCTGGCTCAGCAGGGCAACGTGGCCGTGCCAGCTACCCTGGCTTTCACCTACAAGCCACCAGCACCGCTGCGGGGAGGGGATGCCAGCCCGGGACTACGGCTGGTGGAGCTGAATGGCAAAGAGGGCCAGGAGACACTGGTGAAGGAGGAAGTGGGGGCCTTTCTGCATTCCGAGGCCCTGGGTGATGCCCTGCAG GTGGCCGTGAAGCTCAGTGGCTGGCGCTGGCGGGGGCGGCAGGCCTTGCGTCTGTATCCACGAGCTGAGCAGGGCCCAGTGGTGGACACAGTGCTGGCGTTGCTGGAGAAACTGGAAGAGGAGGAGAGTGTCTTGGTGGAGGCTGTCTGCCCACCTGCCCGGCTCCCCTTCGCAG GCAGCCCTCCCCCCGGCCCTGAGCTGGCCCTGCGGATCTGTGCGGTGGTGTGTCGGACACAGGGTGACAGGCCCCTGCTGAGCAAG GTGGTATGCAGCGTGGGCCGTGGGGACCGGCCTCTGCGACACCAGAGCTCCTTGCCCCGGACCCTGGAGGCGGCGCTGGCCCAGTGCGGCCTGGCGGAGGCCTCGCAGGTGGCAATCGTGCGGCAGCGCGTCAAGGCGGCGGCCGAGGCCGCGCTAGCCGCCGTGCTGACCCTGGAGGCCGGCCTGAGCGCTGAGCAGCGAGGCGGACGCCAGGTCCGCACTGACTTCCTCG GGGTGGACTTCGCCCTGACGGTGGCCGGTCGTGCGCTGACCCCCGTGGCCCTGGAGTTGAACGGAGGCCTGTGTCTGGAAGCGTGCGGCGCGCTCGAGGGGCTGTGGGCCGCGCAGCGCCCAGGCCTGGCGGCCGAGGAGGCGGCGGCCGCGCCGCTGGTGGAGACGATGCTGCGGCGCTCGGCGCGCTGCCTCATGGAGggaaagcagctgctgctgctcggCGCCGGCGGCGTCAGCAAGAAGTTCGTGTGGGAGGCGGCGCGCGACTACGGGCTCAAG CTACACCTGGTGGAGTCAGACCCCAACCACTTTGCGTCCCAGCTGGTGCAGACCTTCATCCACTTCGACGTCACAGAGCACCGGCGGGATGAGGAGAACGCCCGGGTGCTGGCGGAGCTGGTGCGGGCACGCGGCCTGCAGCTCGATGGCTGCTTTTCCTACTGGGATGACTGCCTGGTGCTCACAGCTTTGCTCTGCCAGGAGTTGGGCCTGCCTTGCAACCCGCCGGCCGCCATGCGCCTGGCCAAGCAGAAGAGCCGCACCCAGCTGCACCTGTTGTGCCGCCGTGGCCCACCCTGGCCTGCGCCCTCCCTCTATGCTGTGCCCTGCTGTCCACTGGAGAGTGAGGCCGATGTGGACAGGGCTGTCCACCAGGTGCCCCTACCAGGCGTCATGAAGCTGGAGTTCGGGGCCGGCGCGGTGGGTGTGCGGCTGGTGAAGAATGCCTCGCAGTGCCGTGAGCACTTTTCCCGGATCGCCCGAGACTTGCAGGGCGAGGCTGACCACCCGGGCattgggctgggctggggcaatGCTATGCTGCTGATGGAGTTCATCGAGGGCACGGAACATGATGTGGATCTGGTGTTGTTCGGCGGGCGGCTGCTGGCTGCCTTCGTCTCTGACAATGGCCCCACGCGGCTGCCTGGCTTCACTGAGACCGCAGCCTGCATGCCCACTGGGCTGGCCCCGGAGCAGGAGGCGCAGCTGGTGCAGGCCGCCTTCCGCTGTTGCCTGGGCTGCGGGCTGCTGGATGGGGTCTTCAACGTGGAGCTCAAGCTGACCGGGGCTGGGCCGCGGCTCATTGAGATCAACCCCCGCATGGGCGGCTTCTACCTGCGAGACTGGATCCTGGAGCTTTATGGTGTGGACCTGCTGCTGGCTGCAGCTATGGTGGCCTGTGGCCTGCGACCTGCCCTGCCAGCCCACCCCCGTGCCCGGGGCCACCTGGTGGGTGTCATGTGCCTGGTGTCCCAGCACCTGCAGGCACTGAGTTCCACCGCCAGCCCCGAGACCCTGCAGGCTCTTCACGACCAGGGCCTGCTGCGCCTCAATCTGCTGGAGGAGGCCCTGGTCCCTGGTGAATACGAGGAGCCCTACTGCAGTGTGGCCTGTGCTGGGTCCAGCCCAGCCGAGGCCCGTCACCGCCTGCTGGGCCTCTGCCAGGGCCTGGGCATTGACGGGCCCCACTACCCCGTTGCCTACTTCTTGTCCCACTTCAAATAG